DNA from Mesorhizobium loti R88b:
AATCCCTGGGCGCGCGAAACCCGCATCGGGCAGGCCGCCGAATATGCGCAACTGCACAACTACATTATCGGGCTTCCGGCCGGCTACACCACGGTCGTCGGCGAACGCGGCGCCTCGCTCTCAGGCGGCCAGCGGCAGCGGCTGACCATCGCGCGCAGCCTGATGCTGCGGCCGTCGGTTCTGGTCTTCGACGATTCCACCGCGGCCATCGACGCCGGCACCGAGCAGCGGATCCGCGCGGCGATGAAACGCTTCGCCAAGGATCGTGTCACGCTCATCATCTCGCACCGGCTGAGCTCGCTGATGCATGCCGACCAGATCCTGTTCGTCGAGGGCGGCCGCATCGTCGAGCGCGGTACGCATGAGGAATTGCTGGCGCTCGGTGGACGCTATCGCGCGCTTTACGACCTGCAGCTGCGGCCGGACGACGATCGGCTCGAGGGAGCCGCATGATGTCGACGCAGCACGACGACGAGAAGGAAGACAAAAGCGGGCGGCCGACCAAGGCGGTTGTCGGCTCGCATCGCGACGAGGAAGAGGTTTTCGGCAAGGCCTATGATCCGCGCATCATCAGGCGCATCTGGAGCTTCGTCAGCCCTTATCAGGGCCGGATCTTCATCTCGGTCGCGGCGGTGCTGGTGTTCACGCTGACGCAGCTGGCGATTCCGCTGGTCATCCGCTACGCCATCGACCATGGCATGGCGGCGGGCAGGCTCGACCATTCGGTAATGATCTCCGCGATCATCGCTTTCACCGTCATCATCCTGATCAACTACGCCGCCAGCCATGTGCAAGAAAGCGTCGTCGGCAAGGTGGCCGAGAATGTGCTGTCAGACCTGCGCCGCGCCATGTTCAGCCATCTGCAGCGCGTGTCACTCAGCTTCATGGATAAGACTGAGGTCGGCCGGCTGATGTCGCGTCTGCAGGGCGACGTCAATTCGATGCAGGAATTCCTCGAGACCTCCGTCATGTCGGTGGGCGACATCGTGCTGCTGTTCGGCATCGTCACCGTGCTTTTGTGGCTCGACTTCCGGCTCGGGTTGCTGACGCTGTCGACCATGCCGGTGCTCTTCATCGTGCGCCTGTTCTGGCTGCCGCGCGCCAAGGTTGCCTTCATGGCCGCGCATGAAACCAACTCGATCGCCAATGGCGCGCTGGCCGAAGGTATCCACGGTGTGCGCACCGTGCAGAGCCTGGAACGACAGCACGTCAATTTCGACCTTTATGACGAGAAGGTGCTGGCCAATCTCAACGCCCATCTGCGGTCGGCCAGATACGCGCAGGTGATGGTGCCGATCGTCGATACGCTGACCGGCATCGCCATGGCGACGGTCATCGTCGTCGGCGGTTCGATGGTGCTGTCGCACAGCCTCGATGTCGGCGTCATGGTGGCGTTCCTGTTCTACATCCAGCGTTTCTTCGACCCGATCCGCTCACTCACCATGCAATACTCAGTCATGCAGCGCGCCATGGCTTCGGGCCAGCGCATCTCCGAAGTGCTCGACGTGCCGGTGGATGTCAGCGACAAGGACAACGCGGTGGCGCTGTCGCGCGACATGGATGGCTCGGTCGAATTCAGGAACGTCACTTTCGGCTACCGGCCGAACCAGCCGGTGCTGAAGAACATCTCCTTCCGCGTCAATCCGGGCGAGACCGTCGCCCTTGTCGGCCCGACCGGATCGGGCAAGTCGAGCTCGATGGCACTGGTGCACCGCTTCTACGATGTCTGGTCGGGCGAGGTCCTGGTCGGCGGGCACGATGTGCGCGACCTCACGCAGGATTCGCTTGGCGACCAGGTGGCCATG
Protein-coding regions in this window:
- a CDS encoding ABC transporter ATP-binding protein; its protein translation is MSTQHDDEKEDKSGRPTKAVVGSHRDEEEVFGKAYDPRIIRRIWSFVSPYQGRIFISVAAVLVFTLTQLAIPLVIRYAIDHGMAAGRLDHSVMISAIIAFTVIILINYAASHVQESVVGKVAENVLSDLRRAMFSHLQRVSLSFMDKTEVGRLMSRLQGDVNSMQEFLETSVMSVGDIVLLFGIVTVLLWLDFRLGLLTLSTMPVLFIVRLFWLPRAKVAFMAAHETNSIANGALAEGIHGVRTVQSLERQHVNFDLYDEKVLANLNAHLRSARYAQVMVPIVDTLTGIAMATVIVVGGSMVLSHSLDVGVMVAFLFYIQRFFDPIRSLTMQYSVMQRAMASGQRISEVLDVPVDVSDKDNAVALSRDMDGSVEFRNVTFGYRPNQPVLKNISFRVNPGETVALVGPTGSGKSSSMALVHRFYDVWSGEVLVGGHDVRDLTQDSLGDQVAMVLQEPFLFSGTVLENIRYHKTSASREEVVRAAQAVGAHDFIEQLSDGYDTELEQRGGNLSLGQRQLISFARALVADAKILVLDEATASIDSYTEMLIQKALIKLLEGRTGLVIAHRLATIRGADRIIVLQNGEIVESGNHEQLMQRKGLYARLYNMNYASFDDISQEEMAMDAAVGKAT